The window CGCCGGCTCGCCGCACGGCCGCGCCGCCCGCGAGCCACTCGCCCCAGCCCGCGACCCATCCGGCGGCGCGCGCGTCGCCGCGGAGGCGCTCCGCGCCCTCGAAGACGATGAGCCGTCGCACGCGCGGGATCTCCCCCCGGATCGCGAGGAGCTTCTCCGCCTGAGGGGCGCTCTCCGCGAACGCCAGCACCGCCTCCGCATGCGCCACGATGTAGGCGATCTGTCCCGGGGTCAGGCTCTGATAGAGCGTCACCGGGATGCCGCCGGCATGGGTGATGCCGAGGTCGGCGATGTTGTACTCCTCGCGCGTGCCCGACAGGAGGGCGACGGCCTGGCCGGGCTCGAGCCCGTCGGCCATGAGGGCCAGCGCCGCTGCCTCCACGCGGCGACCGTACTCGCGCCAGGAGAGGGACTGCCACGCGCCGTCCCGGCGCCTGTGGAGCGCGGGCGCGTCGCCCTGGGCGGCCACCTGGGCCTGGAAGAGCGTGCAGACGGTCTGCCCGGCCACCGCGCGCGCGATGTCCGCCGCCTCCGCCCGAGGCGCCGTCATACGCGGGTGGCGCGCCCGGCCCAGAAGGGCTCGCGGAGCACGCGCTTGATCAGCTTGCCCGCGGCGTCGCGGGGGAACTGGGCGTGGAAGGAGACCTCGCGCGGCGCCTTGTAGTCGGCGAGGTGCGCGCGCGCGAAGCGGATGAGCTCGTCGGGGGAGAGCCGCGCGCCCGTCCGGAGCTGTACCGCCGCGTGGACGCGCTCGCCCCACTCGTCGTCGGGGACGCCGAACACCGCCACGTCCTCGACGTCGGGATGGCGATGGAGGGCGTCCTCGATCTCGGCGGGGTAGATGTTCACGCCGCCCGAGATGATCATGTCGCGCTTGCGGTCGCAGATGTAGTAGAAGCCCTCGGCGTCCACGTAGGCGACGTCGCCCACGGAGAGCCAGTCGCCTCGCTGGGTCTCGCGGGTGGCGCCGGGGTTCTTGTAGTAGCCGTCGAAGACGCCGGCATAGCGGCGCACGTAGAGCTCGCCGGGCTCCCCGACGGGGACCGGTTGCCCCTGGTCGTCGAGGATGGCGAGCTCGATGCCAGGCGCGACGCGCCCGCACGACCCGGGCTTCCGCAGCACGTCCTCCGGCCGCAAGATCGTGTTCACGCTGAGCTCGGTGGAGCCGTAGAACTCGTAGAACACCGGGCCGAAGTACTGCATCGCCTGCTCCTTGACCCGCATGGGGCAGGGCGCGGCCGCCACCACGAGTACCTTCATCGACGACACGTCGTAGCGCGCGCGGACGTCAGCGGGCAGGTCCACAATGCGCTTCACCAGGGTGGGCGCCATGAACGTGCTCGTGCAGCGATGGGAGTGGATCAGGTGCAGCGCTTCCTCGGCGTCGAACTTCCGCATCACGACGACCTGCCCGCCGAAGAGGAGCGTGGTGCTGGCGAAGGAGCCGGGGGCCGAGTGATAGAGCGGGCCCGCGGCCAGGTGCACGTGAGGCTCGGCCAGATCCAGGGCCTTCAGGAAGCGCATGGTCACCTGCGGATCCACCGCGCCGCGAATGGCTCCCTTCGGCCGGCCGGTGGTGCCGCCGGTGTAGATCATGGAGCCGCCCAGTCCCAGCGCCGGATCCTCCGGCACCGTCTCGGGCGAGCCCCGGGCGACGAGATCCTCGAGGGCATGGGCCCAGGGGCGCCGCTCCGTGCCCAGGGTGATCCAGTGACGGACCTTGGCGGCGTCCCGGCGCACCGCATCCGCGATGCCGAGGAACGCGTCACCCACCAGGACCGCCGCGGCGTCCGCATTGTCGAGGATGTAGGTGACCTCCTCGGCGGTGAGGCGATGGTTCATGGGCGCCGCCACCGCGCCGGTGGACCGCACCGCGGCCGGCGCGATCATGCAGTCGAGGGAGTTCACCTCGTAGACGATGACGTTGTCGCCGCGGCCGATGCCGAAGCCGCGCAGCGCGGAGGCGAGGCGATTGCGGCGCTCGAGCAGCGCCGTCCAGGTCAGCCGCCGGTCGCCCTCGATGAGGGCGACCGCGTCGGGCTGCCTGGCCGCGTAGGTCGCGATAAAGTCCAACGCGCCTCGCCTACGCGCCGGCTTCCCTCAGGAAGTCGCCCACCAGCCGGTTGAAGATCTCCGGCCGCTCGAAGTACACCGAGTGGCCCGACTTGGGCACCCGCGCGAGCCGGCCGCGCGGCATGAGCTTGGCCAGGGCCTCGATGGCCGGAGTGGGCATGAGGACGTCTTCCTCGCCCGAGATGCAGAGCACGGGCATCGTGAGCGCGGCCAGCTCAGAGGCGGGCGTGTTGCGCATGGCGAAGAGCTTTTTGCGCGTGGCTTCCATGTCGAGGCCCACGCGCAGCCGTCCGATCGCCTGGTAGAGGTACTGATGCGCCGGCTGCTCGGCCTCCATCGTCGCGCCCGCGGCGGGAGAGATGTTGCGGCGCACCAGGTCCGCCTGCGCCGCCGCGTACTCGGGGGCCGCGAGCACGCGGTCGATGTCGGGATGGGTGACCGTGCCGACCGTGCAGGCCATCACGAGCGCCCGCACCCGCGAGGGCTCGCGCAGCGCGTAGCCGAGGCAGGTCCAGCCGCCCATGGACTGGGCGACCAGGCGCACGTCGGGCAGGCGCAGATGGTCGATCAGCGCCGCCAGGTCGTCCACGAAGCCGAAGGGCCCCACGGTGTCCGCGCCCGACTCGGACGGCGGGAAGCCGCGGTGGGCGAACGTGACGCAGGTGTAGCGCTCGCGGAAGTAGGGCACCTGCTGCCACCACGAGAGGTGATTGCCCCCGAGGCCGTGGGCGAAGACGAGCGCGGGGCCCTGGCCCTCGGTCTCGTAGTAGAGGCGGCAGTCGGGACGGTCGAGATGCGGCATGGCGACCCCCTAGGAAAGGAAGCGGCTCACCGCGCTCGCGAAGGCCTCGGGGCGCTCGTACGGCAGCATGTGGCCGGCATCGGGGAGAATCTCGACGGTGGCGCCCGGGCAGAGCTCGGCCCAGCGCCGCGCATAGACGGGCGGCATCAGGCGATCCTCGGCGCCCCAGAGGACGAGGGTGGGCGCGGCGAGGCGATAGAGGCGCTTGGACAGACGCCGGTTCGGGATCGGGAAGAGGATCTTGCCCGCCATCCCGAGGCGGCGCGCGTTGCCGATGTAGAACTCCTTGAGCGCCTCCATGTCGTTGAGATCGAGCCCGCCGGTGAGCATCGCGGCGCCCTTCGCGGGATCCGCGAAGAGGAGCCCTGGGATTTCGAAGGGGAGCGCGGCGAAGAGGTCGGGGATCGGGTGGTCGTCCAGCCAGAGTCCGGCCGCGCTGGCGAGCACGAGCCGGCCCACGTCGTGGGGGGCGAGGCACGCCATCTCCGCGGCGATCATGCCGCCCATCGAGTAACCGAGAAGATGCGGCTGGCGCAGTCCCAGGGCGTCCACCACGTCCCATCCGTGCAGCGCGAAGTCGAGCATGTCCTCGAGCAGCTCCTCGCCGGTGGAATCACCGTAGCCCGGCCACTCCGGCGCGAGCACGTGGTGGCGCTTCGCCAGCTCGTCGAGGAAGGGATTGTCGCGGAGGAGGCCCCCCGCGCCGTGGAAGAAGACCAGCGGCGCGCCACTGCCCGCCTCGAACACGCGGCAGCGAATGCCCCGCCGGGTCTCGATCGCCTGCGCTTTCATGGGCGCGGGGCGTCTGCGGGCCGCGTCCCGATCGCGGTGCCCGTGCCCACTGGCGGCAGGGCGGACGGGCGGAGGCGGCCCTCCATGGGCTTGATCCACCAGCGCTCGTCGTGCGACCACTCCGGCCAGAGATCGCGGAGCTTCGGCATCACGCGCTCGGCGAAGAGCTTGGTGGAGTGACGCGTCTTCCAGTCCGGCATGTTGCCGTTGTGGAAGAGGCAGAAGAGATGCCCGACGCGCAGGCCCTTGATGCACTCCTCGAGCTGCTGCCGCACCGTCTCCGGGCTGCCCGCGATGACGAAGCGCTCGTCCACGATCTGCTTCCAGGTGAGGTTCTGGAGGATCTTCTGCGCCTCCGCCCGCATCTGGGAGAGGGCGCCGTACTTGATGGTGTTGATGGTGCGGTAGCCCGGCGGGTCGGCGAAGGGCGGGAAGACGTGCAGGCACCGGTTGAAGAAGTAGAGGACGTGCTCCGCGTAGAGGTCCTCCGCTTCCTGGTCGGTGTCGGCCACGCAGATGATCTGGGCGAACGCCGCCCGGTACGGCGACTCGTCCTTCTTCCGCACGGCCACGCGGCTCCAGTAGCCGTCCATCAGCGATTTCGCCCGCAAGTAGCCGAAGAAAGAGAGGTAGGAATAGTTGTAGTCATGGTCCAGGCAGAAGTCCCAGGTCTCGATGGACCCGCCGCCGGGGATGTAGATGGGCGGGTGCGGGCGCTGGATGGGCTTGGGCCAGCAGTTCACGTAGCGCAGCTGGTTGTACTTGCCGTCGAAGGCGAAGGGCTCGTCCTCCGCCCAGGCCCGCATGATGAGCTGATGCGCCTCGCGGTACTTGTCGCGGGTGAGCGACGGGATCTGGCCGTAGCAGAAGTTCGTGTCCATCGAGGTGCCGACCGGGAAGCCGGCGACGAGGCGGCCGCCCGACATCACGTCCAGCATGGCGAATTCCTCGGCCACGCGGATGGGCGGGTTGTAGAGCGCGATCGAGTTGCCGATGACGCAGAGAGCGGCCTTCGACGTCCGGCGCGCCAGCCCGGCCGCGATGATGTTGGGCGACGGCATGAGCCCGTACCCGTTCTGGTGGTGCTCGTTGACGCCAATCCCGTCGAAGCCCAGCGATTCCGCGTACTCGAGCTGATCCATGTACTCGTGGTACACGTGATGGCCCCGCCGGGGATCGTAGAGCGTGCTGGGAATGTCGACCCACACCGAGCGGTTCTGCTCGCGGAAGTCGTCCGGCAGGTACGGCCACGGCATCAGATTGAACCAGGTGAATTTCATCGCGTTGCTCCGATACGGGTGTGCGCCGATTTCTTGATATTTTGATCTACGGTCGTCGCGAGCGACGACCTCGGTAAGGAGGCTACCGCATCCCTTGGAGTCGCGCTCGGCGAACTCGCGCCCGGGCGCCGAGCACGTCTAGCGGAGGCGGCCGCCGCCGGAGCCGCGGAGGCGCGGGTCGAGGAGGTCGCGAAGGGCGTCGCCCAGCATGTTGAACCCGAACACGGCAAGGGAGATCGCCGCGCCGGGCCAGATCGCCATCCAGGGCGCGGTGTACATGTAGGAACGGCCGGAGCCGGAGAGCATCGCGCCCCACGCCGGGTAGGGTGGCGGCACCCCGAAGCCCAGGAAGGAGAGCGCCGATTCGGCGAGGATGGCCGCGCCGAGGCCGATGGTGGCGAGAATGATGATGGTCGCGGCCACGTTGGGGAAGACGTAGCGCATCATGATGCGCAGATGGCCGGCTCCCACCGCGCGCGCGGCCTCGATGTACTGGTTCTGGATGACGCCGATGGTGGCGCCCCGGATGACGCGGGATCCCGCGGAGGCGCCCAGCACGCCGAGGGCGAGGATCACGTTCAAGAGACCCGGACCCAGCACCGCCATGATCGACAGGATGACCACGAGGAACGGGAACGATTGCCAGGCGTCCACCACGCGCTGCACGCAGATGTCGTACTTGCCCCCGAAGTAGCCGCTGGTGATCCCGATGACGGTGGCGAGGAAGTTGGCGAGGAGCACGGCGCCGAAGCCGACGCTCACCGACACCCGCGCCCCGTAGACGACCCGGCTGAAGATGTCGCGCCCGAGGTTGTCGGTGCCCATCCAGAACTGGCTGCCCGGCGCCTTCATGCGCGCGCCGCGGATGGTCTCGTCGTAGCTGTAGGGCGCGATCCAGTTGGCGAACACCGCCATCACGATCATGAGGAGGACGAGAAGGCCCCCGAAGGCGCCCAGCGGCTTCCGGCGGCAGAAGAGCCAGGCCAGGCGCAGGGGGTTCGGCCGCGCTGCCGGGGTGGCGATGGCGCGGGGCGCGTCGAGGGCGCCGACGTGATCGGCCATGGCTAGTACCGGATGCGGGGGTCGAGGATCGCGTACATGGCGTCCACGAGGAGGTTCATCATCACGACCACCGACACGATGATCAGGTTCACGCCCTGGATCACCGGGTAGTCACGCTGATTGATGGCGTCGAAGAGGAAGCGACCCATGCCGGGCAGGCCGAAGATCTGCTCGAAGATCACCGTGCCACCGAGGATCTGCGCGATCTGGATGCCCATGACGGTGACGACGGGGATGATGGCGTTCTTGAGGCTGTGCTTCACGACGACGATGCCCTCGCGGAGGCCCTTGGCCCACGCCGTGCGGACATAGTCCTGGCGCAGCACCTCGAGCAGCATGGCGCGGGTGAGGCGCATGATGGCGGCGGCGGAGGCGATGCCGAGGATGAAGGCGGGGAGCAGGAACTGCGAGAGGTGCGCCCACTTGTCCTTGGAGAACTCGGTGAACTGGATGGGCGGGCTCCATCCCCACCAGATCGCGGGGAGGAGGACGACGAGGGTGGCGATCCAGAACCCGGGCACGGAGAGGCCGAGGATGGCGAGGCTCCGCGCGACGTAGTCCGACAGCGTATCCTGCCGCACCGCGGCGAGCACGCCGATGGGCAGGGCGACCAGGATCGAGAAGAAGAGCGCGAGCAGCCCCAGCTCGAGGCTCACGGGGAGGCGGCGCAAGAGCTCCTCCACCACCGGGCGGCGGGTCCAGAGACTCTCACCGAGGTCCCCGCGGCCCACCTTGCCCAGCCACTCCCAGTACTGGATGTAGATGGGCCGGTCGAGCCCGAGCTTGGCGCGGAGCTCGTCCAGGTCCTTCCCGTAGGCTTTCTCCTCGAGCATCAGCTGCACCACGTCGCCGGGCAGCAGCCGGGGCAGCGTGAACACGATCAGCGACGCGATCAGCAGCGACGGAATGGCGACGAGGAGGCGGCGGAAGACGTACTTTTTCATGCGATCCAACGCCTGGTGGTGAGAGCGACCCCCGTTCGCTCCGCTCGCGAATGATGTGATCTGCGGTCGTCGCACGCGACGACCTCTGTAAGGTGGCTTCGCATCTTTGGAGTGGCGCCCCCTTATTTATCGAGCCAGGCGGCCATGAGGCGGCCGCCGTAGTCATGGCCGATGTTGGGGCCGAAGTTCTTCACATAGGGCATCCACGCCGCCACCGCGCTCACCGAGGCGCCGAACCCGTAGTACACCTGCTGCGAGGCGTAGCGCTGGATGTCGAACACGAGCTCGCGGCGCTTCTTCTCGTCGAAGGTCCGCCGCTGCTGCTTGATCATGTCGGTCAGCTTGGGGTCGTTCACGCCGGACGAGTTCAACGGCTCCCCGGGCAGCATCAGGGTGAAGTAGGAGTCGGGATCGGTGGTGCCGCCGCGAAGGGTGAGCATCATCTTGTCGAACTTCCCCAGTAGGCTGCTGGACACGAAGGCCCCGTACTCCTTGAGCTTCAAGTCCACGTCGATGCCGGCCGCCTTCCAGTTCTTGAGCGCGACCTGCACCGCGTCCATCCAGTCCGGGCCGTAGCCCGGCGTGGTCTCCAGCGGCACCTTGATGCCGTTGGGATGGCCGGCCTCGGCGAGGAGCCGCTTGGCGTCCTCGGCCGTGCTCTCGTAGAGCCGCCGCCCTTCGGACGGGAGCTGGTCGATGGGAATGGTCCAGTCGCGGAAGGCCGCGGGGATCAGGGGGTTGGGCGCGCCCTTGCCGAGCGACCAGGCATTGGTCTCGAGCATCTCCCGCCAGTTGTCCGACATGGCCACCGCGCGCCGGACGCGCACGTCCTTGAACGGGTCCTGGTCGAGCTTCATGGCGGTGAACCCCCCGAACACCACGATGTAGTCGCGGGTGCCGAGGTTCTTGACCCGCGCCTTGGCGATCTCGAGATCGCTGCGGCGGATCACCATCCCGTACTCGGGGCCGAAGTCGAACGCGCCCGACAGGAAGCCCGCGAAGGCCGCGGCGGGATCCTGGGACAGCGCGATGTCGACGTTGTCCACGTAGGGGAGGCCGGGGATGTAGTAGTTGGGGTTCCGGACGAAGCTGAGGCGCACGTTGGGCTCATAGCGCTGCAGCATCCAGGGGCCGCTGCCCACCACCGAGTCGGGCG is drawn from Candidatus Methylomirabilota bacterium and contains these coding sequences:
- a CDS encoding LLM class flavin-dependent oxidoreductase, whose protein sequence is MKFTWFNLMPWPYLPDDFREQNRSVWVDIPSTLYDPRRGHHVYHEYMDQLEYAESLGFDGIGVNEHHQNGYGLMPSPNIIAAGLARRTSKAALCVIGNSIALYNPPIRVAEEFAMLDVMSGGRLVAGFPVGTSMDTNFCYGQIPSLTRDKYREAHQLIMRAWAEDEPFAFDGKYNQLRYVNCWPKPIQRPHPPIYIPGGGSIETWDFCLDHDYNYSYLSFFGYLRAKSLMDGYWSRVAVRKKDESPYRAAFAQIICVADTDQEAEDLYAEHVLYFFNRCLHVFPPFADPPGYRTINTIKYGALSQMRAEAQKILQNLTWKQIVDERFVIAGSPETVRQQLEECIKGLRVGHLFCLFHNGNMPDWKTRHSTKLFAERVMPKLRDLWPEWSHDERWWIKPMEGRLRPSALPPVGTGTAIGTRPADAPRP
- a CDS encoding alpha/beta hydrolase, with amino-acid sequence MPHLDRPDCRLYYETEGQGPALVFAHGLGGNHLSWWQQVPYFRERYTCVTFAHRGFPPSESGADTVGPFGFVDDLAALIDHLRLPDVRLVAQSMGGWTCLGYALREPSRVRALVMACTVGTVTHPDIDRVLAAPEYAAAQADLVRRNISPAAGATMEAEQPAHQYLYQAIGRLRVGLDMEATRKKLFAMRNTPASELAALTMPVLCISGEEDVLMPTPAIEALAKLMPRGRLARVPKSGHSVYFERPEIFNRLVGDFLREAGA
- a CDS encoding ABC transporter permease produces the protein MKKYVFRRLLVAIPSLLIASLIVFTLPRLLPGDVVQLMLEEKAYGKDLDELRAKLGLDRPIYIQYWEWLGKVGRGDLGESLWTRRPVVEELLRRLPVSLELGLLALFFSILVALPIGVLAAVRQDTLSDYVARSLAILGLSVPGFWIATLVVLLPAIWWGWSPPIQFTEFSKDKWAHLSQFLLPAFILGIASAAAIMRLTRAMLLEVLRQDYVRTAWAKGLREGIVVVKHSLKNAIIPVVTVMGIQIAQILGGTVIFEQIFGLPGMGRFLFDAINQRDYPVIQGVNLIIVSVVVMMNLLVDAMYAILDPRIRY
- a CDS encoding alpha/beta fold hydrolase — encoded protein: MKAQAIETRRGIRCRVFEAGSGAPLVFFHGAGGLLRDNPFLDELAKRHHVLAPEWPGYGDSTGEELLEDMLDFALHGWDVVDALGLRQPHLLGYSMGGMIAAEMACLAPHDVGRLVLASAAGLWLDDHPIPDLFAALPFEIPGLLFADPAKGAAMLTGGLDLNDMEALKEFYIGNARRLGMAGKILFPIPNRRLSKRLYRLAAPTLVLWGAEDRLMPPVYARRWAELCPGATVEILPDAGHMLPYERPEAFASAVSRFLS
- a CDS encoding ABC transporter substrate-binding protein; the encoded protein is MMTITRRELMKLGAAAAAVTAGGLALPAQAQTPKRGGTFRLRSHVAPVHFDPHLTIAFATMIPLSLAYSRLVKVKAGSAVVPGTQPIEGDLAESWERQGDTVYVFKLRKGVRWHPKPPVNGRELTAEDVRYTYDRFLNIKGNPNRFVLEMVDKVEALDKHTVKFTLREANAWFLDRLASTSTWIVAKECVDQFGDLKSPDSVVGSGPWMLQRYEPNVRLSFVRNPNYYIPGLPYVDNVDIALSQDPAAAFAGFLSGAFDFGPEYGMVIRRSDLEIAKARVKNLGTRDYIVVFGGFTAMKLDQDPFKDVRVRRAVAMSDNWREMLETNAWSLGKGAPNPLIPAAFRDWTIPIDQLPSEGRRLYESTAEDAKRLLAEAGHPNGIKVPLETTPGYGPDWMDAVQVALKNWKAAGIDVDLKLKEYGAFVSSSLLGKFDKMMLTLRGGTTDPDSYFTLMLPGEPLNSSGVNDPKLTDMIKQQRRTFDEKKRRELVFDIQRYASQQVYYGFGASVSAVAAWMPYVKNFGPNIGHDYGGRLMAAWLDK
- a CDS encoding ABC transporter permease — translated: MADHVGALDAPRAIATPAARPNPLRLAWLFCRRKPLGAFGGLLVLLMIVMAVFANWIAPYSYDETIRGARMKAPGSQFWMGTDNLGRDIFSRVVYGARVSVSVGFGAVLLANFLATVIGITSGYFGGKYDICVQRVVDAWQSFPFLVVILSIMAVLGPGLLNVILALGVLGASAGSRVIRGATIGVIQNQYIEAARAVGAGHLRIMMRYVFPNVAATIIILATIGLGAAILAESALSFLGFGVPPPYPAWGAMLSGSGRSYMYTAPWMAIWPGAAISLAVFGFNMLGDALRDLLDPRLRGSGGGRLR
- a CDS encoding AMP-binding protein — encoded protein: MDFIATYAARQPDAVALIEGDRRLTWTALLERRNRLASALRGFGIGRGDNVIVYEVNSLDCMIAPAAVRSTGAVAAPMNHRLTAEEVTYILDNADAAAVLVGDAFLGIADAVRRDAAKVRHWITLGTERRPWAHALEDLVARGSPETVPEDPALGLGGSMIYTGGTTGRPKGAIRGAVDPQVTMRFLKALDLAEPHVHLAAGPLYHSAPGSFASTTLLFGGQVVVMRKFDAEEALHLIHSHRCTSTFMAPTLVKRIVDLPADVRARYDVSSMKVLVVAAAPCPMRVKEQAMQYFGPVFYEFYGSTELSVNTILRPEDVLRKPGSCGRVAPGIELAILDDQGQPVPVGEPGELYVRRYAGVFDGYYKNPGATRETQRGDWLSVGDVAYVDAEGFYYICDRKRDMIISGGVNIYPAEIEDALHRHPDVEDVAVFGVPDDEWGERVHAAVQLRTGARLSPDELIRFARAHLADYKAPREVSFHAQFPRDAAGKLIKRVLREPFWAGRATRV